One genomic window of Conger conger chromosome 7, fConCon1.1, whole genome shotgun sequence includes the following:
- the syce3 gene encoding synaptonemal complex central element protein 3 encodes MSEFRGDRELHDGDVQELNDMSKEMEKMVDVMENVSVQFAWMAYDMVVLRSSPDVRESIRKLEDEFLQCKTLLETTCVEAIGRPEK; translated from the exons ATGTCCGAGTTTCGGGGGGATAGGGAGCTACATGACGGAGACGTGCAAGAACTGAACGACAtgagcaaggaaatggaaaaaatggTTGATGTCATGGAGAATGTGTCGG TGCAGTTTGCGTGGATGGCGTATGACATGGTGGTGTTGCGCAGCAGTCCGGACGTGCGGGAATCCATCAGGAAGCTGGAAGACGAGTTTCTTCAGTGCAAGACTCTCTTAGAAACCACCTGCGTAGAGGCCATCGGCAGACCCGAGAAGTAA
- the LOC133133777 gene encoding forkhead box protein I3-B-like, whose translation MMSFEQQGQSAPLCVSQGPSLGQESPELSLYSDSYYTPPSLPSPQQVAPSTYDMGDYAVPPANPYVGWGVNDYGVASAPYLGASPALPGAPFIPQYYGVQGAYPFFGGMGAGSGEMGWYSMASQEELMKLVRPPYSYSALIAMAIQRAPEQRITLSQIYQYVADNFPFYNKSKAGWQNSIRHNLSLNDCFKKVPRDEDDPGKGNYWTLDPNCEKMFDNGNFRRKRKRKSDSQAVSSGEGGSTSAESGEGSRGSSPKIRSSSSTPERGPSPIAMGTSHCLNNFLSEVSALVTGAPGLDMNALGQQLPLNLPLEGHPGGAQIGGFGSYVPDATVPQWETLPPLSSLQPPALPSSTGAYKGSLLSQFSHLFPGLDSAPALYPLNGTEV comes from the exons ATGATGTCGTTTGAGCAGCAGGGTCAGTCCGCCCCTCTCTGCGTGTCACAGGGGCCTAGTTTGGGGCAGGAGTCACCAGAACTCAGCCTGTACAGCGACAGCTACTACACCCCACCATCCCTGCCCAGCCCCCAGCAGGTGGCCCCCTCTACGTACGACATGGGGGACTACGCTGTCCCCCCTGCAAACCCTtacgtggggtggggggtcaaTGATTACGGGGTCGCCAGTGCTCCTTATCTCGGTGCGAGTCCTGCGCTCCCCGGCGCCCCCTTCATCCCCCAGTACTACGGCGTGCAGGGGGCCTACCCGTTTTTCGGGGGGATGGGGGCGGGGAGCGGTGAGATGGGCTGGTACTCCATGGCTTCCCAGGAGGAGCTGATGAAGCTGGTCAGGCCGCCCTACTCCTACTCCGCCCTCATCGCCATGGCGATCCAGAGGGCCCCCGAACAGCGAATCACGCTGAGCCAGATCTACCAGTACGTGGCCGACAACTTCCCCTTCTACAACAAGAGCAAGGCGGGCTGGCAGAACTCCATCCGCCACAACCTGTCCCTCAACGACTGTTTCAAGAAGGTTCCGCGTGATGAGGATGACCCAG GCAAGGGTAACTACTGGACCTTGGACCCAAACTGTGAAAAGATGTTCGACAACGGAAACTTCCGccgcaagaggaagaggaagtctGACTCCCAGGCCGTCAGCAGCGGGGAGGGAGGCTCTACCAGCGCGGAGTCTggagaggggagcaggggaAGCAGCCCCAAAATCCGCAGTTCCTCCAGCACCCCGGAGAGAGGCCCGTCCCCCATCGCCATGGGAACGTCCCACTGCCTCAACAACTTCCTGTCGGAGGTGTCCGCCCTGGTGACGGGGGCGCCTGGTTTGGACATGAACGCCCTCGGTCAGCAGCTGCCCCTGAACCTGCCGCTGGAGGGGCACCCGGGGGGCGCTCAAATCGGGGGGTTCGGCTCGTACGTCCCCGACGCCACTGTGCCGCAGTGGGAGACTCTGCCTCCGCTGTCCTCTCTGCAGCCCCCAGCGCTGCCCTCCTCCACAGGGGCCTACAAAGGCTCCCTGCTCAGCCAGTTCAGCCATCTTTTCCCCGGCCTGGACTCCGCCCCGGCGCTCTACCCTCTGAACGGCACGGAGGTGTAG